The genomic interval CTCTCTTTTGCCAAGCCAtgggaaacaaataaaatgaaagggTTAGAAGAATCTACCCCCAAAGtgactttattttttatttacaacagaCCAAACTTTTATGCCAAGAACAGTGACAGATTGAGACAAATGACAATGTGACCCTTTTTGGAGAGGGAAAATACTTCTTTTTCTCTTACTTGTTCTCTTTAACGTTAGATTACTCGTGTCGTTAAGCAAAGATAACTATATACTATCCAATTAAAGTACCAAGAAAGGTGTTTCTTAGACACAAAAGACCTAAACTATTTTCCTTGACATAttattaaatacttttttaGCATTCGAAAAAAGCAAATCTGAGGCGTGATCTTTTTCAattgaaggggaaaaaaaaaaaaacgcggttgaaaggaaaaatttctaGTAGGCAAAGTAATCGACATTTTTCGATTCCGATAAtattaaggggaaaaaaaaatcgtagtgGCAGAGGCAAAGTTTACTGGAGTTTCCTAAGCATTTGCACTTCGAGCACGATTACTCTTTTTAATTTATGTAATCTATTACTTTTTAACTTCATCCAACAGTTGTATTTTCAGTATCTACACGAGACCTAGGAACATGCAAATCTAAGTGAAccgaaataaaataaagcaacaaagaagaaattgaaCTACAAAGagtatgttttcattttctaagtGATTGAGGAATTTATTAGCATgcaagttgtttttttttttttgaaattgatttattactGCTATTTATTTTCTCTCGTGCTATGATTTAATCCAACAAACGGACTAAAATGTCGGCAAATTATTCACTATCCCAACAATAAAAtaggataaaataattttccaataTCCGGTACGTTCTAAGACTTAATTTTATGCGgtattcctagaaattcctcAAGCCACGAGGCTAAATGCTGAATATGATCGTTCAAACATAATTAAAAGTAATGGTAATGGGACTTAGTGGCgcccaattcggtctgtaatcatacgagtgataacaaaatcggacgaccgcgaagcgcAAGCCCGATTTGTCTGTCTCGAGTACGATTAAAGACCGTATTGGATGAAGCGAAGTCTTATTACTAATTAAtctcaaaattacaatttctgagTCATgaagaatagccaagttatgaaagaaaggggaAATTTGCATTagagactgacaaaggaggcgtcGATTaggattggttgatttaaactacaactttgagtgtgattggttgattaaactacaactttgaaagtGATTCGCTTATTGCactgtccgataacaaactGTTACAACTTGACAAgtgagaaaatagaaaataggagttttttaaaccaatcacaatcgtggcaattgtaattttcataattaaattGACGATGAGTTCGCTTCGTTTAATAATCTGAGGTTTATTATGAGGGTCTGTAGTAAACATTGCTGGAtgctgttttttgttctttttttacgtTCATGTTTAACCGTCATTTAGCATAGCTCATGTGTTGCGATTTCTTTGTAGATGAATTTTACGTTTCCTCTTCTTGGAGTTATAGCATTTGGTGTTGTGACTTTGCTTGCCTCAGAAGGTTTGTAACCAATAACAGGTTTGCGGGCCTAAGCGGGCCAAAGGAGTACAGATAAATAATGACTCTTAAGCCATACTAGGGAAAATCAATCAGGATAACATATTAAGTATTTATCATATCAACTAAGGtattatacaaggatttccagccctgagaaaagtcgtaacaacacacgtcaaaaaatgttgtattttttcatgtgtgtttgatatcgccaatcagctgctgacacgtcacttcACCATTCTCCATCCAAGGTCATttgtagtaattttttttttcggtttatgactgctaaaacactgaaaaatccgtattgCTTAGAGACAGTGACGTTCAGACTTCCCTGGAAGAGGAGGTAAACCCTTATACTGAAAGATAAACCGAAAGTTATGtattcaataataataataataataatgataataataatataataactTTATTTCCCGTACAAAATGGATCAGCTAGTACCGTAATAAAAACTGGTATTGACCCATGTGTAGCTATAATAAAATACTCTATAACTTCTATCTCTATTAATAAAATATCGACTActggaaaaaaatcaactatAAAACTAAGTTAGCGAGCAACGAGCAACAATGGCTTtagtaatggcatttctcgcggctacgaacgaaaatcgacaactggaagatttgttacaggccgattttggccgtgtacctgagAGACTTCTTCTGTCAGTAAGGATCTAGTCAAAACCGAGAATTTCGTTTAgtgaaaattacgcccattgtttgtttgtttgtttgttttttttttgtaatgtttcaacgcatttttttcatgttgagccttagcgccaacaCATTGTGCGATTTTTATTCGGTGTTGttaatccttttattttcattcattaataaataagataagattttttttgccattaaAAGTCTATTGTGtatatatgataaacaaaataatagacGGTTACTTGCAAAtacgaaatttctcttctcgtgttcaacttgCCATCTCtctcgttcgctgcgctcactgGTGCGCTATCGAGTTAATCACTCGAAGAAAAATTCCacatctacgcgcgcccatgtattattctctttgtaataaatgaagaaacaacaattaaacaggaataaattgaaagataatTTCCGAGCTTCAGATGAAATCTTCCTTTACTTCATGCAGTTTCCTAATCGGTCAGATGTAGGCAATGTATGCATACTATTTAAAACGAGGGTAAGTGCACATCTATCGTTATGAAAAaggatttgtttattttaatacaaaaacaTGTTTGGGGCGAGTTTACATGCACAATGAAAGTTTTTCTCTCAACCTCCGAAATGGTCTTTTCCATATGTACATGAATGTGATAATTAGACACTTACTAATAAGTTTCCAAGGAGGATAGTTATATAAGACGTGTTTGAGAGAGTAAACCCTACCTAATTTCTACGCAGTGTCTATGGTGTAGATCTCTATGTACGCACGTCCCAGCATTCATAAAACGATATGTGCAGTTGACTCGAGGAGCTAGAATAGTTCTCGGCTGCGCCTCAAGCAGCTCTTACGCTTCCCGCGAGGATCCATAACTCTCTATTATCTATTGCTCACAATTATTGGTAATTGATAATGAAGAGAATAACtcttaataaataaatgtaacaacTCGAATTTGTTTTTACCCACGTTTGTTTTACCAATGCTAATTTTTTTAGCGATCTCAGCCGGTGCTCATGCATTGGACAGTTTATGCGGATCAATGTCAAGTATCTTTTAAGTACTTTTTATGTTATCATTATTTCAGGGATCATTCTTAGCGTAAACAAATCAGAAGAATACAAACTTCGCATGGACATTTTAAAGTATAAGGAACCCATGGTCCGTCCTGTTGAAAACTACTCTGAAGCCGTCAATGTTTCTTTCTATATGGACGTTTTAAACTTGACAGACCTGGTATGCCATCGCAGATTTATCATTGTTTTGTATGCCAACATAAATCTATCATTGTTTTAACACATATACTGCAAATGATTCCAAaccgaaaaaagaaacaaacaaacaaagaaattaaaacaccGTCAGCCTGCGAGAATAATCTTGCATGTCTCAACGCAATCAATCACAACATTATGTTTAAACCGATTTGCCCGCCCACACATTATCCGGCAGTCACTAACCCATTTTTGTTTGCCAGTCCCTCAAggtcaaacttttaaaactcaTCACATGTTCGTCGGTGTTGTTAACGTTGTTGActttttgttagtttgtttgtttgttttttaggttATCACAGCCTATCAAGACTTCACCTCACCCTATTAAAGGGTAGAAAAGACATACCCGCCTAGAGGTGTAGATACTGTTACACTGCACTGCTCATTTTTGAATGCCAGTATCTTAGTCTCTCCTTATCATTACTTTAGTGACAATCAACACcgtttaaaacaagaaaaaacagtttaatttaAATCATTCGTTTCGTTCCATGGGATTTCGCAGAGTTATTTTGTGTTTGCCTATTACAGGATAATAAGCGCCAGATGCTTGCAACAAATGTCTGGATTTTACAGGTTTGTGTTTACTACATTGCGCTTTACGCAGTCGCTCTTTAGTGCACTTGTATACTTGTGCTTTGCCAAGAATGTCTTTTATTCACTCTTTTATCCAGCTGCTCATTGTTTACGCATTCATTCatggatttatttttttgtttcttttaatcatcTATTCATAAATTTCTTACCTTATTCATTAACTTGATCATGACAACAAACGAAAATTTGAACGACTAAACGGAATgcttacaaataaataaacttatGAGGTAGTAACTATGACAACCACCAGTGCAAAAGTAGAGAGACCTGGGACATCGTTACTTTATTGGATGGTTACCACTTCTCGCTTTCTTTGAACTCATTTCTCTCAGTTGTGGTATCATTAAAATTTTGCAGAGGTGGCAGAATCCGTTCCTCGAATGGAAGAAAGAAGATTATGGAGGTATTGATCAGATCCTCGTGAGCCCAACGGAAATATGGGTGCCAGACATTGTCCTTTACAACAAGTAAACTACTTTTGggttttaaattgtttatgaGTGTCATTTTCGATCCCATGCTTGCACACTTATGACTTTTGAGTACATCCATCAATCAATAAATCGATCAATGCAGGCACACAGCCAGAAATTTGTCCGTTATAAAGTGCATCAATCAATCAGTTAATAATCGGCAGCCGTCAGtcattaattgaaaataaatgaattgagCAGAGAGTTATTTAtaatatttcttgttttcttgccCTGTAGTGGCGATAAACAGGTTCGGAAAGCTGGTCACACTGAACTGTTCAAGAACTGGGTCGCAGTTAATAGCACTGGAGGGTGTAGTTGGGGATCCATGGCAAATCTTGAGAGTAGTTGCAGCGTGGAGGTCAGCTCGTTTCCTTTCGATGAGCAGGAGTGTTCTCTTACTTTTGCTTCAGCGAGTTATGGAAGTAATATGCTGGAAATTCATTCCATACGCCCTTTAGGTAGCAGTCTGGCatttgtttattgtttgtttacttgtaAACGAGTTTCTGGTTATGCTTTCCTTTATACATTTATTGTGAGAAATTCATCCTTTAGCGCGAATGTCTTGAGAGTTGAATTGAAAGTGATAAGTGCCcttttattccctttttgttttgttttgttttttaatctttcgACTTTTTTTTCTAGGAAAACAAGATAAGAGCGAACATCTCGATGAGGATGGGGAATGGGAGTTTAAACGCATGTACGTGCATATTTCGAGGAAGATATCTCAACGACATGAAGATGCAAGGCTGGAATACCCTCGTATCACATACACACTAAAGATCAAACGGAGGCCCCTTTATTATATCATGCTGATGATTATACCTTGCGTCCTTTGTACCCTGTTGGTTCTGGCCAGTTTCGCTATTCCTCCAGAAAATGGTGAACGGATTGGTTTTTGCTCCACCGTCATGCTTTCAATCAGTGTTTATCTCCTTATCATGGCTGATATGCTCCCAGAAAAGTCGGATACGTTGCCAGTTCTTGGTGTCTACTACACCATCACTATGTTTGAGATAGCCCTGGCATTGATTGGTACGATTATTGTTTTGAGGATCTACCATTCAGCAAGTGAACCACCCAACTGTTTTAAAACTCTGCATAAGAAGCGCAAAgccaagaaattaaagaaaataagagtTGGAGGAAAGTGGATGATGACAAAACTCCTCAGAGGCAATGCCGTAACAAACAATAGCAATCCAGTTGGAGGTGATGCAGAACCGAATATTACTCAGGTCCCAGTTGATACGGAGCCACAGGAGACAGAGGTAAAGGGCGACGGAAATGGCATTGAGCTCACAGAAGATGACAATCAAAAAATCTGGCGTTCAATTGCTGTTACTTGTGATCGCATTTTTTTCTGGCTCTTTTCGATCATTTTCATCGGGTCCACTGCATATGTGATAGCGAATCGTGGTAACTTTGCGGTTTTGTTTGATAAGAACatctaatctttttttttttttttttttttttttacgtggACGGGACTTCTTCCAACTGTTGTGCTTTATTTATATGGCTACATAAGCGACCTTATGTTTTTTAGTAATTTTGCTAGAGTATACATACACTTGGATACCTAGCGACAACAGGGATTATAATGAACTTATTACCAATCTAGTCTGGGCATTCTGCGCCTTTTTGACGACAACTGGAATGAAATAAGGATTGCTGAGTTCTCAGGTTCTCTATGTTGAAGCGTAATTAGTTACAGCAGTAGCCTCGGGCTGTAGTCGCATTGTAGCTGCTGATCAATATTTATCATGTTATGCTTAAgcttcaaaatttaaagttttctaAAAGCATTAGCACTAGTTACTTTTATAGAAACAAATAAGGGTGAAAACTGCTCCAAATAGTTCATGTCAGTTACCATGTGTCGCTGGCAATGTATGTAAGCAAAACCTGAGATATCGTTAACATGTCTATTGATGTGAGAGCGGATGCAGACTGTTGAAGTTATAGGAGTAATCCCTGGGCAATAATTTAAAACACGATCACAGAAGCATTAAACGGAAATGTCTACTTgcgttaaaataaaaaagaaaaataagaaaaaaaaatcattttttagaAGTCTTGGATTTATTTAAAGGAGGAATATGATCTCAAAATCTGAATTACTATCTGTGTTGTGTTAGCTTTATGCTCGGTTTTGTCGCTTAAAAATTGTAGTTCTCGGAAAGTTATTTATTAAATTGGCTGTTCCACAACCTCTCTATTTGAAAAGAAGGTTTTCCCACAGAGGTGCCATGTTGCCGGTTGATCCGATCAACAGCTCCCTTAAgcgaatttgaaaatgaactaCGTCCTTATTGCTTTTGAATGAGACTAGGCATCCTAGAAAGGCAGTTCAAATGTTATGATTGGTTTTTATTCCTATGATACTGTATTAATTATCCGTTAGTTCAGCTAGGCACAATGAGATAGTTTATACTCTTACATTGTGTTGATTTTTCCGTGTATAAATCAAGTCATCTATGTTTATGTCATTTTTATCTCatattggcagttaattggcggtaaattttacaaattccCCGAACCCTTTTTACCCCCCAAAACCACGTGCTCCTCCCGACATCCTTCCCTCCCTCCTCTCCCAGGTGACAAATAAAGACTGGATCCCAACTCCTTTCTCTCATTCATGGTCTTCGTTGAGTTGTCATTTAAGATAACACCACGCGTTGCTCTTGTcgcctttgttttgttttttggacGATCCAATAATGCCTATCTTATTCCCACAAccattcttttttgtttgcattggAAATCGAATGGTTGCATCAATGAGCCATCCACGTCTGGAAagcaaaaggagaaaaaatgtTGGCAAACGCAACTTATAAATGGCAACGAGATTCTGTAAGCTAGTATTATTTACATGTAGACACGTAATAGCCATGACAAATGCATACAAACAAGTGAGCAGCAACCTACGCGCATCTTTCAAGACCAGCCTGCCAAGCTTTGTGCAGCTGACTGTATGTGGCCAACATAGCTCCGTGTAAAGCACAAAGACGCTTTGCGTCGTAAAAGGTCAGTTTGTATCTTCCAGCGTAGGTTTGAAATACTCGCTCTGTAGGAAGCGTCTTTCCCATGATGTTCgtatctaaataaaaaaaattacccataGCATCGAATATTTAAGCGTGAGAAATCATTGTTACAATTTCGCCTctgtttttatagttttttttctcctttttttttttcaaagaatttcgGAATTTATGAATGAATGGGAAAGAGGGGATAACGATCAAATAGAAAAGTTCTCGTATGTACTTGTATGAGTTCTCAGTATATTACCAAAGATAGTAGGCAAAAGACAAAAAGCCCTTATATTAAACTTTAAGGAATATGTCTCATTATATCATTACCTTTGCGTGATGTTGGGATGGCAATAGCGTTTTAAACCTATTACGTTTACCTATTAAAAGAACGCACGCACTGTTCGCAAAGAGTAGGGCACGTAGtgcccggtgttgtggtctatCTCGATTTGTGCCGTCGTAGGTCTGGGTGGGTGAGGTGTGATCACAATGGACTGAAGCGGCTGCCAGAGGCGCCTTTAATATGCTGACGTTCGATCTCACCTCTCTGGTTCCTCCGCAATTCAGCCCTTGGCTGCAAGTGAGGAAATTGGCACCattcatctatctatctatccatctatcgtATAATTAGTAAGGTGATAATTCGTTAATTAGATATACAGTATCCCGTAAGCTTTCTTCCTCGttaagccaaaaaaattaaggcaAAGCAACTTTCACTAGACTTACCAACGTTACACTTATCGTCAATAAATGGCAGCGCTATAACTTCTGGGAGACACTGACAGGAAAATTCATCCAATCGTGAACCAAGAGTGCAAGTCCCTCCATTACTACATGGGCTGTTGTTACATGTAGATAGGCTTGAAATAAACTAAATTCTAATCAGATTAGAGAGGAGTAACTTCAAAACCAAAAGATATACTTGGTACTAATTTGGATGCAAAGACCCGATAAGTTCTGGAATAAGCTCTGTGATCATGCAGTTTTGAGCAGCTGCAAGTTGGTCTAGGCTTATTTTCCCATCCATAATGCAAAGGATTGGGGAAAGCGGTATAATCTTCCGATCGTCTCATCTAGCAGACTTTAGCTGGGATTAGAAGGCTGAATTTTATATGTTTCTTGCTTTCAAAAGGCGAAATACGCATGCAGAGGTGAGGTAATGGTAATACAGGGTAGTTGCTTTAGAATAAGTTATGGGCCTTGAACAAAAGGTTTCACAATAAGTTGCATAACAACTGTTGTTCTGGAAGGTTCAGCTATCAATGAGGTATGTCCTCCTTTTAAGATCTGTTTCGAGTTAAGTTTACGAGTCAGTTTCCAGAGGAGGGATAAACTAAGACATTTTTTAGAGTTCCTCCATGGCCTAGAATGGTGGGATTTACTCTCCGAAGTTTTAGCCTAGTACAGTCACtatattgtaatttttcagGAGTTATGCTGATTTATGTCGATTCCCTGGATTGTTAATCtcattttcagtgttttcatAGTAAGCTATAGAGGCAGATGTCAAAAACTTACCTCAGCAGACGTGCCGAAATAATCAAAGCTAGGATCTCCTTGCGTTCTTTGTGGATCCGAACACCTTTCCGAGTCACTCAACTCATAACTATAAAACCCATCGTGAGAAGTTTTAGCAATATTAAACGAGAGACAAGCGGATGGACCATGCTCCAGGCAATGGAAGACACACTCGAAAATGTCCTTGACTTTTCTTGTTGATGTTAAATCTCCAACCAAGACCATATCCGCCATTTTGTAAAATTGCCTATCGTGCTTGATTAGGTGCTGAGCGAAACCAAGTGGTTTTATCATTATGACAAGAAAGATCAGCAAAATGGTGAAGCTTTTTGTGAAATACATAATTATCGAAGGTGGAAGGTtgaccgtaaaaaaaaaaaactgtggacACAGCGAAACGTGGTAATTGATTGAGCAGTTTGACGTTACCTATTTAAAGAGACGTTGCTTTAACGCAGCATGCTGCCAGAGTCAATTATACCACCAGGATGATTGtgtaagaagaaataaaatttttccatcATCAAAACTGCCTGTATGTCTTTGAGTAAGAGAAGATAAGATCgttctcttttctttccttttggtCTAACGAAACACCAATAAACAAACACTAAACTACTTCTGAGACCCTTCGGGTCGAATCTAAACCTAAAATTATCTCGAAATCCTTCGGAACGGCTAAGTAGCTCGAGAGCCAAGAAACACTCTGCTACAGAATTATATAACACTTTACGATAACTACTAATTGCGGACGAAGATATTTCGGCAAAGAATGTCACTAGGTCGCGTACGTTACGCGACAACATCAAAAGTTATTACATAAGTGTCTtcgctggttttttttttacaatttctttaACACCTTTCGCACAGTCCTATTTTGTAATCagtcttttcaacacttttttttttttgcttttttcgaCAACACCTATCGTTTTTAGGTTCACGTTCACCTTGAACGCTTTAGGGCATTTGTTCAAAGTTGTCTAGGACACTGCACCTCGGCTTTTGAAGAGAGAAATCATAAAAGCTCTCCACAATAACTAAATATAATGCCTGCCTAcaatggaaaatgaaagtgtCACACTGTGTTTTAAAGTGACATAATTGATTTTCGGATTAAACCCAAGAGCAATGATGCACGCtaagaatcaattttttttttaaattaagcaTTACGAATTTTAAGCAGTTTGTTTTCCAGGACTATGAAACCTTTGAGTGCTTGATATTTACTC from Pocillopora verrucosa isolate sample1 chromosome 14, ASM3666991v2, whole genome shotgun sequence carries:
- the LOC131768492 gene encoding neuronal acetylcholine receptor subunit alpha-5 isoform X1, with translation MRINVKYLLSTFYVIIISGIILSVNKSEEYKLRMDILKYKEPMVRPVENYSEAVNVSFYMDVLNLTDLDNKRQMLATNVWILQRWQNPFLEWKKEDYGGIDQILVSPTEIWVPDIVLYNNGDKQVRKAGHTELFKNWVAVNSTGGCSWGSMANLESSCSVEVSSFPFDEQECSLTFASASYGSNMLEIHSIRPLGKQDKSEHLDEDGEWEFKRMYVHISRKISQRHEDARLEYPRITYTLKIKRRPLYYIMLMIIPCVLCTLLVLASFAIPPENGERIGFCSTVMLSISVYLLIMADMLPEKSDTLPVLGVYYTITMFEIALALIGTIIVLRIYHSASEPPNCFKTLHKKRKAKKLKKIRVGGKWMMTKLLRGNAVTNNSNPVGGDAEPNITQVPVDTEPQETEVKGDGNGIELTEDDNQKIWRSIAVTCDRIFFWLFSIIFIGSTAYVIANRGNFAVLFDKNI
- the LOC131768492 gene encoding neuronal acetylcholine receptor subunit alpha-5 isoform X2 yields the protein MDILKYKEPMVRPVENYSEAVNVSFYMDVLNLTDLDNKRQMLATNVWILQRWQNPFLEWKKEDYGGIDQILVSPTEIWVPDIVLYNNGDKQVRKAGHTELFKNWVAVNSTGGCSWGSMANLESSCSVEVSSFPFDEQECSLTFASASYGSNMLEIHSIRPLGKQDKSEHLDEDGEWEFKRMYVHISRKISQRHEDARLEYPRITYTLKIKRRPLYYIMLMIIPCVLCTLLVLASFAIPPENGERIGFCSTVMLSISVYLLIMADMLPEKSDTLPVLGVYYTITMFEIALALIGTIIVLRIYHSASEPPNCFKTLHKKRKAKKLKKIRVGGKWMMTKLLRGNAVTNNSNPVGGDAEPNITQVPVDTEPQETEVKGDGNGIELTEDDNQKIWRSIAVTCDRIFFWLFSIIFIGSTAYVIANRGNFAVLFDKNI
- the LOC131768492 gene encoding neuronal acetylcholine receptor subunit alpha-5 isoform X3 — its product is MEERRLWSGDKQVRKAGHTELFKNWVAVNSTGGCSWGSMANLESSCSVEVSSFPFDEQECSLTFASASYGSNMLEIHSIRPLGKQDKSEHLDEDGEWEFKRMYVHISRKISQRHEDARLEYPRITYTLKIKRRPLYYIMLMIIPCVLCTLLVLASFAIPPENGERIGFCSTVMLSISVYLLIMADMLPEKSDTLPVLGVYYTITMFEIALALIGTIIVLRIYHSASEPPNCFKTLHKKRKAKKLKKIRVGGKWMMTKLLRGNAVTNNSNPVGGDAEPNITQVPVDTEPQETEVKGDGNGIELTEDDNQKIWRSIAVTCDRIFFWLFSIIFIGSTAYVIANRGNFAVLFDKNI